In the Myxococcus fulvus genome, one interval contains:
- a CDS encoding helix-turn-helix domain-containing protein: MSSKHAHHAMHLMLCRTGTLSIRVDSAKKDTRAAGVLVGPDVPHALDARGTEVVLLFVEPESHDGLRLRASLTESVRLFDEAARDALLASLPREGPIPHAAIGPWMESTLEALAGPTTTSAPRMHPRVRKLLRHLRSDPAPEDTSLEALAEVAGLSSGRLMHAFTESTGVPLRPYLLWLRLQRAAGAIASGRTAGEAAHAAGFSDSAHLTRTFRRMFGTTPSFLQRRSQFVQAQAKAPDAS, translated from the coding sequence ATGTCGTCGAAGCATGCCCACCACGCGATGCACCTCATGCTCTGTCGCACGGGCACGCTCTCCATCCGCGTGGACTCAGCCAAGAAGGACACGCGCGCGGCTGGAGTCCTCGTCGGTCCCGATGTCCCGCACGCACTCGACGCCCGAGGCACAGAGGTCGTCCTCCTCTTCGTCGAGCCCGAGAGCCACGACGGCCTGCGCCTGCGCGCCTCGCTCACCGAGTCCGTCCGCCTCTTCGACGAGGCCGCGCGCGACGCCCTGCTCGCCAGTCTGCCGCGCGAGGGCCCCATTCCCCACGCGGCCATCGGCCCGTGGATGGAGTCCACGCTGGAAGCCCTCGCCGGCCCCACCACCACCAGCGCCCCTCGCATGCACCCGCGCGTGCGCAAGCTCCTGCGCCACCTGCGCTCCGACCCCGCCCCCGAGGACACCTCCCTCGAAGCGCTCGCCGAGGTCGCCGGACTCTCCTCCGGCCGCCTGATGCACGCCTTCACCGAGTCCACCGGCGTGCCCCTGCGCCCCTATCTCCTCTGGCTCCGACTCCAGCGCGCCGCCGGCGCCATCGCCTCCGGACGCACCGCTGGGGAGGCCGCGCACGCCGCCGGCTTCTCCGACTCCGCCCACCTGACACGCACCTTCCGGCGCATGTTCGGCACCACGCCCTCCTTCCTCCAACGTCGCAGCCAGTTCGTTCAAGCCCAGGCCAAGGCTCCCGACGCATCTTGA